The Stieleria maiorica genome includes the window GTCGGATCGCGGCACGGCCAGGGTCGGCCGGGCGGCTCGGTAGGCGTCATCGCGATAGGGAATCAGCGTGTTCAAGCCGTCGTTGCCGCCGGAGAGTTGTACGACGACCAGAATCCGCTCGCCGTCGGAGGTCGCCGATTCGGCGGCTTGGGCAAAGCAGTCTGGCAGCGCCGAACCGATGCCGATCGCAAACGCAGTGCTGCCGGAGGCATAGAGAAAACGGCGCCGATTGGTGGGTTGATCAAACATCTTCACGTCCATCGATCGTGTGGGTATTGAGCTTTAGCCGCCAACGGTTTCTGACCACTTCGCGCATTCAAGCGAGTTGAAATTCCGGGAGTGAGCAAACCGCGTGCAACAATCGGCGGTAGGCTTTTTCGTGATCGTTGCCGAGTGAACCGAACTGCGCGATTAATGATTGTCGATTGGCCGGGTTGATCGGCACGGCCATCAAACAGCGTTCGAAGTGATCGAGTGCTTCGGCGGCGTCGTGCACGTCATGGCCGGCAAGGTACTGCGTCAATGATTCGCCGTCGAATCGGGTGTTGCCGTCGGACAAGATCTGTTCGAACAGGTTGGCCCGACCGAGTACGGTCGACGAATTGATCCAGGCACGTCCCCCGTCCCAGCCTTTGACGTTGGGCGGGTAAAACAGGCCCTGACCGATCGCGCGCAGGCCTTGCGCGACACGCTGGCTGTTCGTCGTCCCACGCAATCCCCGCAACATGCCGATCACCAATTCGACCGGCGATTTGATTTTCCGTGCCCGGGCGTGGGCGGAATAGAACAAGTTGCTGGAGAGCATTTGTCGCAGCACCGGTGCGATCTGCAGTCCATGGTCGCGCATCGTCCGTGCCGGGACGTCGATCAGGTCGTCGGTCCACTGGAGCTCATCGGCGATGAAGTACCGCGCCAGCTTTCGACAGATGAAACGTGGCACGTCGTCTTTTGAGATCACGATCTCGACCGCCTGTTCGCCGTCGAACACGCCTCGCTTGCCCAAGATTGACTTTTCGCCGTCATCGTGCTGGTAGCGATTCTTGCGAAACCGGTTGTTGCGGATTTCCCAACCGGTGAAACAGCGGGCGAGTTCCACGACGTCGGCTTCGGTGTAGTGTCCTTCGCCAAGGCAAAACAATTCCATCAGCTCGCGGGCAAAGTTCTCGTTGGGATGCGATTTCCGGTTCGATGCCGAATCCAGATAGATCAACATCGCGGGGTCTTTGGCGATGGCTTGGGTCAACGCGTGAAAGTCACCGAGGGCGTGCCGACGCAGCAGTTGATTCTGGCGCCACATCATCGACGCATCCTTGACTTTATCGGCCCCGGTGGCGAAGTGCCCGTGCCAGAACAACGTCGTCTTTTCCAGTAGCTGTGCCGGTGTGAACAGCATTCGATAAACCCAAGCTGCCGACAGTTTCATCGGATCGCCGCCGGCCAGCAGGGTTTGGGCCAGCGAGTCCGCGACGCTGCGAAACTCGGACGTTTCCAAATTCAACGAGACCAATTCGTCAACGACGTCACGCGGGCTCCGGCGGGCTGCTCCATCCAACAAAGCGATATCGGCGCCGAAGCCGGCGCGACGATACAGGTGCGCCGCTGCCACGTGATCCCACTGCCGGGAGTCACTGGGCGTGAAGGGTTGCCACGCCCAATCGGGATCGATGGTGAGGTCTTCGGCCATGGAACGTTCGTGGTGATTCGTACGTGCATACGTGTTGGTGTCCAGGCTTTAGCCGCCCACTGTCGCTGCATCGCAGCGACCGGGAATCGCCTAAACGCTAAACACCAACGGTAACCTTCTTGCCCCTTTCCCGTGACAGCTATTCAGTCTTCACCCGAATCTCCGTCATAAGTCTCAACTGATCATTCTCCACATCCAGTTTCACCGTCGCGTTTTCGAACAGCGCCAGCAGGTCGAACAGGACGCCGATTTCGGCATCGGCCTGGTCCGGTCCGTGACCTTTTTCGAGCATGTTTTGCGCGACGAGCTGAGCTTGATTGTCACGCAACGCATCGGCCATCGGATCGACGTTCAGGACCGCAATCGTATTGGGCTGTGTCGCAGCCGCGTCGGTACTGGCTGCTGAATCGGCGATGGCGCGAGCCAGATTCGTGCTGCTGGCGAGGATCATCCGTTGACCGGCAAAGGCGATGGTCGGCGAAAAGTTATAATTGATCGGAATCGTATCCAGATCGTCTTCCTCGCGCGGGGGAACATAGCTGGCGGTGATCAGGGTCGCCGAATCGGTTTGCCGGAAATCAAGATCCAACTGGGGTTGTCCTTGCATCGCGCCGACGACGTTGATGAACCCGACCAGATTTTGGAAGACCCTGCGAAACTCCCGCGTGGTTTCGTCCGGCGTCCGCATGTTGAATTGCAGCGCAAACGCGGGCAGCTTGATCGCCGGCGTCGGTGATTGCGGGGCAAACGTCTGGCGTTGAACGACGAGCTGGATGCCCGGCGCGAGCGACCCCAGGATGTCTTCGCCGAAGTCGCGTCCGGAGAAGAACGTGGTCAAGTTGGTGTCGGCTTGAGCGAGATCTTCGTTCGCCTTGTCGGTCATCAGGTCGGGGGCGCGCAGCCACATTTGCGACAGGTCGCGGTGGGTGCTGATCGCCAGGATTTGGTCCGGGACTTCGAGCAATGGCGGCGCAGACGCGTCCGAGTTCTCGCCGAAATAATACTCGCGACCGGCGGTCCATTCGGGGCGGTGGGGCGTGGAAAGCGTCAACGCGACGCCGGATGGTTGGACGTCCAGTTGCGCGACTGCGGTGGGCGTGTGCGCCAGGTTTGCGACGATTCCACCCAGCAGTGCTTCGGCCGCGATGTTGTCCGTTTTGCCGGCGTACAACCTGGGCGCTACACCGGCTTGGCGAATCGTGTCGAGATTGATGTATGCCTTTGCCGTCGCCGCATCGGTATCGGCCATCGACGATTTGAAGGAGGGCGATACGGCCAACGAATCGTTGCCACCATCGAGGTAGCGGTCGATGATCGACTTTCCCAGTTCCGGCTTGTTGGTCATCAAGAACCAATCGTCGACCAACGCCAATTTGACGTCGTCGTTGACCGCATAGGCGGTGAAGCCGCGATAGTCGGCTTGGCGGGCGATGCCAAAATCTCCTTGGCCGAGTTGGGCCAGCGCGAGCACGACACCTCGAAAGCGTTCCAACTGATCACGGCTGGATGAACGAACCAGCAGCGCGGCGCCTTGGGACGACGCGTCAAAGGCCAGGTGAATGCCGCCATCGGTGAGCACGCTGAGTGCTTCATCCCAGGGCCGTCCCATGCCGCCCTCGAATGCGGCGGTGGCGTCACGCAGCGG containing:
- a CDS encoding DUF1800 domain-containing protein, with the protein product MAEDLTIDPDWAWQPFTPSDSRQWDHVAAAHLYRRAGFGADIALLDGAARRSPRDVVDELVSLNLETSEFRSVADSLAQTLLAGGDPMKLSAAWVYRMLFTPAQLLEKTTLFWHGHFATGADKVKDASMMWRQNQLLRRHALGDFHALTQAIAKDPAMLIYLDSASNRKSHPNENFARELMELFCLGEGHYTEADVVELARCFTGWEIRNNRFRKNRYQHDDGEKSILGKRGVFDGEQAVEIVISKDDVPRFICRKLARYFIADELQWTDDLIDVPARTMRDHGLQIAPVLRQMLSSNLFYSAHARARKIKSPVELVIGMLRGLRGTTNSQRVAQGLRAIGQGLFYPPNVKGWDGGRAWINSSTVLGRANLFEQILSDGNTRFDGESLTQYLAGHDVHDAAEALDHFERCLMAVPINPANRQSLIAQFGSLGNDHEKAYRRLLHAVCSLPEFQLA